In Paenibacillus sp. FSL R7-0345, a single window of DNA contains:
- a CDS encoding S41 family peptidase: MLKKSTAVFMIVAALLCGSLLTLGVTGYMQVVGQAAGEGVTAVLQTGGGLQDKESQKLGTALNLIEDNYYDTVDRNKLIDGAVNGMMEALGDPYSNYMGKETAEKFEESIEGSFSGIGAEVSSDNGKVVVVSPIKGAPAEKAGIQAKDVILSVNGETLEGLELNDAVAKIRGPKGSKATLKVQRTGSAEPLEFVITRDDVKLETVYATMEKDGVGVIEVTQFSMNTAERFKEELNNLEKQGMKGLVIDVRNDPGGVLQRVIEMAEQFVPAGKTIVQVESKDKTREVSTSKGSSKDYPVVVLMNKGSASASEILAGALQQSAGAKLIGEHSFGKGTVQTSFERELGDGSLLKITIAKWLTPDGTWIHGKGIEPDIAVAQPDYFSVAPINKSVTLQYNMNSSDVKSAQTMLDGLGYKPGRKDGYFDAATKEAVKKFQSTSKLQATGAIDAKTAEALELALIKVIQDPANDNQRNRGIEEVRKEIQKAASNK; encoded by the coding sequence ATGTTAAAGAAAAGCACGGCGGTCTTTATGATCGTCGCTGCGCTGCTCTGCGGCAGTCTTCTAACCCTGGGCGTGACAGGTTATATGCAGGTTGTCGGACAAGCTGCGGGAGAAGGGGTTACAGCTGTTTTGCAGACAGGTGGCGGCCTGCAGGATAAGGAATCCCAGAAGCTGGGCACCGCGCTGAACCTGATTGAAGATAACTACTACGATACGGTGGACCGGAACAAGCTGATCGACGGTGCTGTCAACGGTATGATGGAAGCACTGGGCGACCCTTATTCCAATTATATGGGCAAGGAAACAGCAGAGAAGTTTGAAGAGAGCATTGAAGGCTCCTTCTCCGGCATTGGCGCAGAGGTATCCTCGGATAACGGCAAGGTTGTCGTTGTGTCCCCGATTAAGGGAGCTCCGGCCGAAAAGGCCGGGATTCAGGCCAAGGACGTCATTCTGTCCGTAAACGGCGAAACGCTGGAAGGGCTGGAACTGAATGACGCTGTTGCCAAGATCCGCGGGCCCAAAGGCAGTAAGGCAACGCTTAAGGTACAGCGTACTGGTTCGGCGGAGCCGCTGGAATTTGTTATTACCCGCGATGATGTGAAGCTGGAGACCGTCTATGCCACTATGGAGAAGGACGGAGTCGGCGTCATTGAAGTGACCCAGTTCTCGATGAATACCGCTGAGCGGTTTAAGGAAGAGCTGAACAATCTGGAGAAGCAGGGCATGAAGGGGCTTGTCATTGATGTGCGCAATGATCCGGGCGGTGTGCTGCAGCGGGTTATCGAGATGGCAGAGCAGTTTGTGCCTGCGGGCAAGACTATTGTCCAGGTGGAAAGTAAGGATAAAACTCGTGAAGTCAGTACCTCTAAAGGCTCGAGCAAGGACTATCCGGTTGTAGTGCTGATGAACAAGGGAAGCGCCAGCGCTTCGGAGATTCTGGCAGGAGCGCTGCAGCAATCTGCGGGAGCCAAGCTGATTGGTGAACATTCCTTCGGCAAGGGGACGGTGCAGACCAGCTTCGAAAGAGAGCTGGGCGACGGCAGCCTGCTGAAGATTACGATTGCCAAGTGGCTGACCCCGGACGGCACCTGGATTCACGGCAAAGGCATTGAGCCGGATATCGCAGTAGCCCAGCCGGATTATTTCTCGGTGGCACCGATTAACAAGAGTGTAACGCTGCAATACAATATGAACAGCTCTGATGTGAAAAGCGCGCAGACGATGCTGGATGGCCTTGGCTATAAGCCGGGCCGGAAGGACGGATATTTTGACGCTGCGACGAAAGAGGCAGTGAAGAAATTCCAGAGTACATCCAAGCTGCAGGCAACCGGCGCCATCGACGCCAAAACTGCCGAAGCTTTGGAGCTGGCTCTGATCAAGGTCATTCAGGACCCGGCCAATGACAACCAGCGCAACCGGGGAATCGAAGAGGTGCGGAAGGAAATCCAGAAAGCCGCGTCGAACAAGTAA
- a CDS encoding peptidoglycan DD-metalloendopeptidase family protein, which produces MKKIAAGLAVALLAVTFLGSSDGYAKKTTVAEIDQQLKKLQQEVQAAKAAQEKAASRNQEAQHYKNKTTQNLDYVLGQIAQVKGEMTAISGKIASTEESLNVTATELSDAEERIASREKLLESRVRLMYTDGAVSYLDVLLSSTSFSDFLDRADSLKMIVDQDQDLLEQHKLDKETVVAKKIELEGQYANAKQLYTDLEDQRSILKEKEAEKQELIAYYDEEILVSGEISEEQEAKLVQLASDRSALETQKNKLKAEEAARRAAAAKAAAAKAEAARKAAAAKAKAKASSGVSSVSSSSEYSGGDGPFLLPVGSARISSGYGKRTHPVTGEVGKMHTGVDFAVPQGTSIHAADSGTVLVAEWWSGYGYCVIIDHGGGVWTLYGHIREGGLKVSPGDKVSRGEVIAESGSTGRSTGPHLHFEVRVDGKTVDPMPYL; this is translated from the coding sequence TTGAAGAAGATTGCTGCCGGATTAGCCGTAGCCCTGCTGGCTGTCACTTTTTTAGGATCCTCTGACGGATATGCCAAAAAGACAACTGTCGCTGAAATAGATCAGCAGCTGAAGAAGCTGCAGCAAGAGGTGCAGGCCGCTAAGGCCGCACAGGAGAAGGCGGCTTCCCGTAATCAGGAGGCACAGCACTATAAGAACAAAACGACGCAGAATCTCGACTATGTCTTGGGTCAGATTGCGCAGGTGAAGGGTGAAATGACGGCCATTTCCGGCAAAATCGCCAGCACCGAGGAGTCGCTGAATGTAACGGCAACCGAGCTGAGTGATGCTGAGGAACGGATTGCTTCGCGTGAAAAGCTGCTGGAATCCCGTGTCCGCCTGATGTATACAGATGGGGCAGTTTCCTATCTTGACGTGCTGCTGTCTTCGACCAGCTTTTCGGATTTTCTGGACCGGGCCGATTCGCTTAAAATGATCGTAGACCAGGACCAGGATCTGCTGGAGCAGCACAAGCTGGATAAAGAGACCGTGGTGGCTAAGAAGATCGAGCTGGAAGGGCAGTATGCCAATGCCAAGCAGCTGTATACCGATCTGGAGGATCAGCGCAGCATTCTTAAAGAGAAGGAAGCGGAGAAGCAGGAGCTTATTGCTTATTATGATGAAGAAATTCTTGTTTCCGGTGAAATTTCCGAGGAGCAGGAAGCCAAGCTGGTGCAATTGGCCAGTGACCGTTCCGCACTCGAAACACAGAAGAACAAGCTGAAAGCGGAGGAAGCGGCACGCAGAGCGGCGGCAGCGAAAGCGGCAGCAGCCAAAGCGGAAGCGGCGCGCAAAGCAGCAGCAGCTAAAGCGAAGGCCAAGGCTTCCAGCGGTGTAAGCAGTGTAAGCTCCTCCTCGGAGTATTCCGGCGGCGACGGGCCGTTCCTGCTGCCTGTAGGTTCGGCGCGGATCTCTTCGGGTTACGGAAAGCGGACGCATCCGGTAACGGGTGAGGTCGGCAAAATGCATACCGGCGTAGACTTTGCAGTTCCGCAGGGAACGAGCATTCATGCTGCGGACTCGGGTACTGTCCTGGTGGCCGAATGGTGGAGCGGCTACGGCTACTGCGTCATTATTGACCACGGCGGCGGTGTATGGACGCTTTACGGCCACATCCGTGAGGGCGGCCTCAAGGTTTCTCCTGGAGACAAGGTTTCCAGAGGTGAAGTAATTGCCGAATCCGGCTCCACTGGACGCTCCACCGGACCGCATCTGCACTTTGAAGTTCGGGTAGACGGCAAGACTGTTGATCCGATGCCTTATCTGTAG
- the ftsX gene encoding permease-like cell division protein FtsX has product MSFKTFLRHMREGFKNVFRNGWMSVASITSIVVSLFVLGVFILLVLNVNSIADKADSQVQINVHLTLNTDQKMRETLQNEIGSMPEVSKVEFVSKEQGLIEFREDMGPDAAELLDGFDEDNNPLPDKLLVEVIEPTTVPFVADKIEALNKTHTEQPIYKVNYGKGSVETLFKITRAVRNIGFIFVAGLALMSMFLISNTIRVTILARRKEIGIMKLVGATNAFIRWPFFIEGALIGLIGSLVTSGILFLGYSSLTRSVQGDPMLGLQLIPFNEIWVLMSGLLIGLGMLIGIWGSTVSIRKFLKV; this is encoded by the coding sequence ATGAGTTTTAAAACCTTCTTGCGCCACATGCGGGAAGGCTTCAAAAACGTATTCCGCAACGGCTGGATGTCGGTGGCTTCCATCACGTCTATCGTCGTCTCCCTATTCGTGCTCGGTGTCTTTATACTGCTTGTACTTAATGTGAATTCCATCGCCGACAAGGCGGACAGCCAGGTGCAGATCAATGTGCATCTGACGCTTAATACCGATCAGAAGATGCGGGAAACCCTGCAGAACGAAATCGGGAGCATGCCGGAAGTAAGCAAGGTGGAGTTCGTATCCAAGGAGCAGGGGCTGATTGAGTTCCGTGAGGATATGGGACCGGATGCAGCTGAGCTGCTTGATGGCTTTGACGAAGATAATAATCCGCTGCCGGACAAGCTGCTGGTTGAAGTTATCGAACCGACCACAGTCCCGTTTGTAGCAGATAAGATAGAAGCACTAAACAAAACTCATACTGAACAGCCGATATATAAAGTGAACTACGGTAAAGGCTCAGTGGAGACACTGTTTAAGATTACGCGTGCTGTGCGCAATATAGGCTTTATTTTTGTGGCAGGACTGGCCTTGATGTCCATGTTCCTGATCTCCAATACGATTCGTGTAACGATTCTCGCCCGCCGCAAGGAAATCGGCATTATGAAGCTGGTGGGGGCGACGAATGCTTTTATCCGCTGGCCGTTTTTTATTGAAGGGGCTTTGATCGGGCTGATCGGCTCGCTGGTGACCTCTGGGATTCTGTTTCTCGGTTACAGCAGTCTGACCCGCTCCGTCCAGGGAGATCCGATGCTGGGCCTGCAGCTGATTCCGTTCAATGAAATCTGGGTTCTGATGAGCGGACTGCTGATAGGTCTGGGTATGCTGATCGGAATTTGGGGAAGTACCGTATCGATCCGCAAGTTTTTGAAGGTGTAG
- the ftsE gene encoding cell division ATP-binding protein FtsE, protein MIEMQDVWKTYPNGTNALQGISVKIDRNEFVYVVGPSGAGKSTFMKLIYREETPTKGQISVGGFNIGKLKPRKIPYVRRNIGVVFQDFRLLPKLTAYENVAFAMEVIEAPKKIIKKRVNEVLDLVGLRSKANREPSQLSGGEQQRIAIARAIVNNPSVIIADEPTGNLDPETSWGIMQLLDEINFRGTTIVMATHNRDIVNKMRKRVLAIEHGNIVRDQVRGEYGYEF, encoded by the coding sequence TTGATCGAAATGCAGGATGTGTGGAAAACGTATCCCAACGGGACTAACGCTCTTCAGGGAATATCCGTCAAGATTGACCGCAATGAATTCGTGTATGTCGTCGGACCGTCCGGCGCAGGAAAATCAACCTTTATGAAATTAATTTATAGAGAAGAAACACCGACGAAAGGCCAGATTTCAGTAGGCGGGTTCAATATAGGCAAGCTGAAGCCGCGTAAAATTCCTTATGTAAGGCGCAATATCGGCGTAGTGTTCCAGGACTTCCGGCTGCTGCCGAAGCTGACAGCTTACGAGAATGTTGCTTTTGCGATGGAGGTTATTGAGGCCCCCAAGAAAATCATTAAGAAGCGTGTCAACGAAGTGCTTGATCTCGTAGGACTGCGCAGCAAAGCGAACCGCGAACCTTCCCAGCTCTCAGGCGGAGAGCAGCAGCGGATTGCAATTGCCCGGGCAATTGTCAACAATCCGTCGGTTATTATTGCGGACGAGCCTACCGGTAACCTGGACCCGGAGACCTCCTGGGGCATCATGCAGCTGCTTGACGAAATCAATTTCCGCGGCACAACGATTGTAATGGCTACCCACAACAGGGATATTGTTAATAAGATGCGCAAACGGGTGCTGGCGATCGAGCATGGCAACATTGTCAGAGACCAGGTGAGAGGGGAATACGGTTATGAGTTTTAA